Below is a genomic region from Parageobacillus toebii NBRC 107807.
AGAATTTCCAAAAATTAATTACGTATATGGAAACATTAGTTGCCCAACAAATCATTCCTCTTTATAATGATTTAGCTGTTTTATTTAAAAATTTAGATGCTAGCCAGCAAGATACGATTATAAATAATATCCAAGCGGTAGGTACACAAATAGCAACAACGGTCGGGCAATTTATTCAACATGTGCTTCAGAACATTCCACTGCTGCTCGCTTGGCTTCCAAACGCTGCTACCGTCTTTATTTTTTCACTATTAGCTACATTCTTCATTAGCAAAGATTGGTATCGGCTTACTGGAATCGCCCAAAAAATTTTGCCAGCAAAAGCACGCAAGAGTGGAAAAACAGTATTTCTCGATTTAAAGAAAGCATTATTTGGTTTTATTAAAGCTCAAGCTACGCTTATTTCGATTACAACGGTAATCGTTTTGATTGGATTGTTAATTCTTCGTGTCAATTATGCGATTACCATTGCGCTTATTATTGGGATTGTAGATATTTTACCGTACTTAGGAACGGGAATTGTCTTTGTTCCTTGGATTATTTATGCGGCGGTAAGCGGTGATGTACCGTTTGCCATCGGGTTGGGCGTA
It encodes:
- the ytvI gene encoding sporulation integral membrane protein YtvI → MSRHHLYSFLRFLFVIAVVIFGSMALYYVSTVTYPFIIAFFIAFLINPLVDFLETKTKMPRWLAVIVTLIVLFAIVAGLVTLLIAEIVSGTQYLANVVPENFQKLITYMETLVAQQIIPLYNDLAVLFKNLDASQQDTIINNIQAVGTQIATTVGQFIQHVLQNIPLLLAWLPNAATVFIFSLLATFFISKDWYRLTGIAQKILPAKARKSGKTVFLDLKKALFGFIKAQATLISITTVIVLIGLLILRVNYAITIALIIGIVDILPYLGTGIVFVPWIIYAAVSGDVPFAIGLGVLYIVVLVQRQIMEPKVLSSSIGLDPLATLVALFVGFKLIGFLGLIIGPVTLVIIRTLHSANVFRDIWNFIIGKPTT